The DNA sequence TTCCTCCGCTTTGAATGAGATGGGTGAGTTTCAGACCCCGGGCACGGCGGGCGAAGTAGACCTGACGGTAAGCAGCGCCGATTCGGCCTTCAGGTCCTATATCGAAAACCAGGACAGGTATAGCCTGGAAGGAAGCACCATTGCCAGGGAAAAAACTTCGATCAGTGATCATACTTTTTTTACTCCCGTTAAAGGAATGGTCACTCAGCACTTTGACGCCAGGGCCAGGCACTACGGCATTGACGTGGCCTGCCAAAAAGACGAGGGGATCAAAGCGGCCCTGGACGGCATGGTGATTTTCTCCGGCTTCACCACGGAAACCGGAAATGTAATAGCCATTCAGCATGCCAATAACATTGTTTCCTTTTACAAACATTGTTCGGTAATCTTTAAAAAAGTTGGTAATTTTGTTAGGTCAGGGGAGGCCATTGGGGTTGTGGGAAATACAGGTGAATTCAGCTCAGGCCCTCATCTTCATTTCGAAATCTGGTATAACGGCAACCCCGTGAACCCGGCTGATTTTATACGATTTTAAACCAGTGCTGCGAGTTCATACTTAACACAGCACTTAACCATAAACAACCAAATTCTATGTTAGGTAAAGACAAAAGGTCATTTGATAACGAAGAACCCTCC is a window from the Anseongella ginsenosidimutans genome containing:
- a CDS encoding M23 family metallopeptidase; protein product: MVQKKRKITEKLKDKYKLVILNNETFEEKASVTLNRISVLVAASVIVIVLILLTTALLIFTPLKEYIPGYTDLTLRKEITETAYMADSLEAVLIAQKAYIGNIQDIINGTAGDSSALNEMGEFQTPGTAGEVDLTVSSADSAFRSYIENQDRYSLEGSTIAREKTSISDHTFFTPVKGMVTQHFDARARHYGIDVACQKDEGIKAALDGMVIFSGFTTETGNVIAIQHANNIVSFYKHCSVIFKKVGNFVRSGEAIGVVGNTGEFSSGPHLHFEIWYNGNPVNPADFIRF